The sequence below is a genomic window from Phycisphaerales bacterium AB-hyl4.
TGGGCAAGACGTTCGCTGTGGGGCTCGGGCCGATGATGCGCTGGTGCGATGCGCACCCGGATCGGCAATCGTGGGCGGCGTTGAAATCGCCGCCGCTGACGATGCTGTGGATCACACCGTTGCGCGCGCTCGCCAGCGATACCGCCAATTCGTTGCGCGAGCCGATTGAAGACGTCGGCTTGCCATGGACGCTGGAGCTGCGCACCGGGGATGTGAGTTCGTCGATCAAGGCGCGGCAGAAGAAGCGCTTGCCGAGCGTGCTGGTGACAACGCCTGAGAGTTTATCGCTGCTGCTGAGCTACGCGGACGCGAAGGCGAAGTTCGCCCACGTGCAAAGCGTGGTGGTGGATGAATGGCATGAGTTGATGTCGACCAAGCGCGGCACGCAGACAGAGCTTGGCCTCGCGCGACTGCGGCGGTGGAACCCGGCTATGCAGACGTGGGGGCTGTCGGCGACGATGGGCAACCTCGAACAGGCGCGCGATGTGCTGTTGGGTCGCGCGAAAGCAAAATCAGGCGTGCTGATTCGCGGCGAATCGCAGAAGGCTGTCCGGATTGAGACCATCGTCCCCGACGATCTGGAGCGATTCCCCTGGGCGGGGCATCTGGGGTTGAAGCTGCTCCCGCAGGTGCTCGATGAGTTGGACAAGGTGGGCAGTGCGCTGCTGTTTACGAATACGCGATCGCAGGCGGAGCTTTGGTTCGCGGCGATTGTGAAGCATCGGCCGAACTGGATCGGCGAGGTCGCGTTGCACCACGGGTCGCTGGATCGCAAGTTGCGGCAGAAGGTGGAGGACCTGCTTCGCGAGGGCAAGCTGCGTTGCGTGGTGTGTACGTCGAGTTTGGACCTGGGGGTGGACTTTTCGCCGGTGGATCGGGTGTTTCAGGTGGGCAGTCCGAAGGGGGTGGCGAGGTTGATGCAACGGGCCGGCCGCAGCGGGCATCAGCCGGGCGCGGTGAGTCGTGTGCTCGGCGTGCCGACGCATGCGTTTGAGTTGATCGAGTTCGCCGCGGCGCGGGTGGGGATTGAGGGGAAGCGGGTCGAGTCGCGTCGGCCGCTGGATCGGCCGATCGACGTGTTGGTGCAACATCTGGTGACAGTCGCGGCGGGTGGTGGGTTTGATGAACATGCGTTGTATGAAGAAGTGAAAGCGACGTATGCGTTTCGCGACCTGTCGGCCGAGCAGTGGCAATGGGCGATGGACTTCGTCACGCGCGGCGGCAAGGCGTTATATGCGTACCCGCACTACCGCCGAGTCGCGCCGCCGAACGGCGACGGCCAGTATCACGTCAGTTCGCAGCAGATCGCGAAGCAGCATCGCATGGGCATCGGCACGATCACGAGCGATGCGGCGATGATCGTGAAGCTTGCACGCGGGCGGTCGCTGGGCACGGTGGAAGAGTCGTTCATCGCACGTTTGAAGCCGGGTGATCGCTTTTTGTTTGCCGGGCAGCCGTTGGAGCTGATTAAAACGCAGAACATGACAGCGTACGTGCGGCGGGCAACGCGGTTGTCGGGCAATGTCCCGCGATGGCAAGGCGGGAAGAGCCCGCTGTCGACGCAACTGGCGGACGCGGTGCGGGCGAAGTTTGATGATGCGCTGGCTGAGCGATTCACCGATGATGAAATGCGGGCAGTGCGGCCGCTGCTTGAGTTGCAACGACAATGGTCGCGATTGCCCGCGGCGGACGAGTTGCTCATCGAGTCGGCTACGTCGCGCGAAGGGCATCACCTGTTTGCGTATCCATTTCAAGGACGACTGGTGCATGAAGGGCTCGGGGCGTTGCTGGCGTATCGTTTGTCGCAGCAGGCGCCACGGTCGATCACTGCGACGGTGAATGATTATGGACTGGAGTTGATGTGCCCCGAGCCGATCGCGATGGATGAAAAGGCATGGCGTGACGTGCTCAGCACGGATCGGCTCGTCGAAGACCTGCTGGCTTGCCTGAACGCGACGGAGCTTGCCCGCAGGCAGTTTCGCGAGATCGCTCGTGTGGCGGGATTGATCTTCACCGGCTATCCGGGGCAGTCGAAATCGACGAGGCAACTGCAAGCGTCCAGCGAACTGTTTTACGATGTGTTCGCCGAGTTCGATGCGGACAACCTGCTGCTGGATCAGGCCCGGCGGGAAGTGCTTGAAGAACAGTTGGAAGTGAGGCGACTCAAGCAGGCGCTGGAGCGGATCGAAGCGATGAGGCTGGTGCGGGTGACGCTTGAGCAGTTGTCGCCGTTGGCGTTTCCGCTTTGGGCCGAGCATTTGCGTGAGAATCACGTGACCAGCGAACATTGGAGCGACCGGGTACGGGCGATGGCGGTGGCGTTGGAGAAGGTGGCGGATGACGGGTGAATGATGATGGACCGAATTGCAATCACATGGCATGGGCATCGCTTTGAACTGCTGGCGCAGCG
It includes:
- a CDS encoding ligase-associated DNA damage response DEXH box helicase; protein product: MNVVRHWFTQQRGYTPFDFQQQTWDAQLAGASGLVHAPTGMGKTFAVGLGPMMRWCDAHPDRQSWAALKSPPLTMLWITPLRALASDTANSLREPIEDVGLPWTLELRTGDVSSSIKARQKKRLPSVLVTTPESLSLLLSYADAKAKFAHVQSVVVDEWHELMSTKRGTQTELGLARLRRWNPAMQTWGLSATMGNLEQARDVLLGRAKAKSGVLIRGESQKAVRIETIVPDDLERFPWAGHLGLKLLPQVLDELDKVGSALLFTNTRSQAELWFAAIVKHRPNWIGEVALHHGSLDRKLRQKVEDLLREGKLRCVVCTSSLDLGVDFSPVDRVFQVGSPKGVARLMQRAGRSGHQPGAVSRVLGVPTHAFELIEFAAARVGIEGKRVESRRPLDRPIDVLVQHLVTVAAGGGFDEHALYEEVKATYAFRDLSAEQWQWAMDFVTRGGKALYAYPHYRRVAPPNGDGQYHVSSQQIAKQHRMGIGTITSDAAMIVKLARGRSLGTVEESFIARLKPGDRFLFAGQPLELIKTQNMTAYVRRATRLSGNVPRWQGGKSPLSTQLADAVRAKFDDALAERFTDDEMRAVRPLLELQRQWSRLPAADELLIESATSREGHHLFAYPFQGRLVHEGLGALLAYRLSQQAPRSITATVNDYGLELMCPEPIAMDEKAWRDVLSTDRLVEDLLACLNATELARRQFREIARVAGLIFTGYPGQSKSTRQLQASSELFYDVFAEFDADNLLLDQARREVLEEQLEVRRLKQALERIEAMRLVRVTLEQLSPLAFPLWAEHLRENHVTSEHWSDRVRAMAVALEKVADDG